In Fusarium oxysporum Fo47 chromosome IX, complete sequence, the following proteins share a genomic window:
- a CDS encoding uncharacterized protein (expressed protein), whose amino-acid sequence MLDNPVPAIPSDMRPIVRFFYYLFHKQCIILYLQDLAIRFTVNGILALQKRSWSPFVNTSRPLDKMTRKQIAKIVIFDEVMLWALTAFHISDRTYRDQSAWDRVQFRLEDAME is encoded by the coding sequence ATGCTCGATAACCCAGTTCCAGCTATCCCCTCTGACATGCGGCCGATCGTCCGCTTCTTTTACTACTTATTCCACAAGCAATGCATCATCCTCTATCTGCAAGACTTGGCCATTCGTTTCACGGTTAACGGAATCCTGGCATTACAGAAGAGGAGCTGGTCGCCATTTGTCAACACAAGCCGACCATTAGACAAGATGACGCGAAAGCAAATTGCAAAAATTGTTATCTTCGACGAAGTTATGCTCTGGGCCTTGACTGCTTTTCATATCTCTGATCGCACATACCGTGATCAGAGTGCTTGGGACAGAGTTCAATTTCGTCTTGAGGACGCCATGGAATAA
- a CDS encoding uncharacterized protein (domain of unknown function DUF221-domain containing protein), giving the protein MDYTAHLYGRQQEEDTGKQLLDLLQEPFSQQLQAASLYSALATSIPITIGIAIIFSILRPYHQAIYAPKLKHADEKHVPPPIGKAPWSWITTLWQTKEEQLVPLIGMDATVFLRFVRMCRNMFLTLCVTGVGILLPINYTKWKEYKGDKTANWVLNITPLNVFVPAIWSQVIIAWCFNFIVMGFLWFNYNKVLQLRRKYFESEDYQKSLHSRTLMVFDIPKKGCSDEGIARIIDQIAPNSSFARTAVARNVKELPELIAQHDHAVRKLEKVLAKYLKDPKNVPAARPMCKPSKKDRSYGTYPRGQKVDAIEYYTQRIRDLEIQIKEVRATVDKRGSMPYGFASYADIAEAHGIAYACRKKKPVGATVRLAPRPNDIIWENMPLYSSTRGRRRWINNFWITLLTLIWIVPNLGIAIFLVNLQNLGKVWPAFRTELAAHPKVWGAIQGVLSPAIMSLTYLVLPMIFRRLSVKAGDQTKTGRERHVLAKLYFFFVFNNLLIFSIFSVIWSFVSNVVKDTTGEVKQDVWESIKKNDIASSMFIALCNTSPFWVTYLLQRQLGAAIDLAQLWPLVQAFFLKKFSSPTPRELIELTAPPPFEYASYYNYFLYYATVTMCFAGIQPLVLPATALYFLIDSWLKKYLLLYRFVTKTESGGMFWRVIFNRFIFATMLSNLVVMLTCWVRGNQGSHIEFYSLIPLPFIMIIFKIYCNRAFNNKITYYSIVDVTKTPENGVDPKENRMRSERLANRFGHPALYRPLITPMVHSSAQNLLPAIYKGRLSDGRDVDSGDMMTVSGYSDMVSLDPMQKGRPGKSANNVPGFEFVSDSQMDFEYYKNRAEFAEDHGGGEIYGRPGEIGRPGTPGSVDGSDFSRPGTPVGRTGSPFAGGAAQQQRLMSLASNTSGDTSYSAYRPGGAPNTGFTQQMTLGTEPPARGRSPLYSQNNGSSSGLGLISNAAAPAYSNLSTPGRMTPVQSPGPSVGAMGGGPQGYSGLAQNEEPSYDYFRGNNRARRNPGEGW; this is encoded by the exons ATGGATTATACAGCCCACCTCTACGGTCGgcagcaagaagaggataCTGGCAAGCAATTGctcgatcttcttcaagaacccTTCAGTCAACAG CTTCAAGCTGCCTCACTGTATTCAGCTTTAGCCACGTCGATCCCTATCACAATCggcatcgccatcatctttTCGATCCTACGACCATACCATCAGGCCATTTATGCCCCCAAGTTGAAACATGCCGACGAGAAGCACGTACCGCCGCCTATAGGAAAGGCCCCGTGGTCGTGGATCACGACATTATGGCAgaccaaagaagaacagCTTGTACCATTGATCGGTATGGACGCCACTGTCTTCCTGCGCTTCGTTCGCATGTGCCGTAATATGTTCCTTACCTTGTGTGTCACTGGTGTTGGTATTTTACTCCCAATCAACTACACAAAATGGAAAGAGTACAAGGGTGATAAAACAGCCAACTGGGTTCTGAATATCACCCCCCTCAATGTATTTGTTCCGGCAATTTGGTCCCAGGTCATTATCGCCTGGTGCTTCAATTTCATCGTCATGGGCTTCCTTTGGTTCAACTATAACAAGGTTCTTCAGCTCCGGCGCAAGTATTTTGAGAGCGAGGATTACCAGAAGAGTCTTCACTCTCGAACTCTGATG GTATTCGACATCCCCAAGAAGGGCTGCTCCGACGAGGGTATCGCAAGAATTATCGATCAGATTGCCCCCAACTCATCTTTTGCTCGAACCGCTGTTGCCCGAAATGTTAAGGAACTTCCGGAGCTTATCGCGCAGCACGACCACGCTGTTcgcaagcttgagaaggtcTTGGCTAAGTACCTCAAGGACCCCAAAAACGTCCCAGCTGCTCGACCCATGTGCAAGCCCTCCAAGAAGGACCGATCTTACGGAACTTATCCCCGAGGCCAAAAGGTGGATGCTATAGAATACTACACCCAACGAATTCGTGATCTCGAGATTCAAATCAAAGAAGTACGCGCCACGGTAGACAAGCGAGGCTCGATGCCTTATGGTTTCGCGAGTTACGCGGATATTGCAGAGGCTCACGGTATCGCCTACGCTTGTCGTAAGAAGAAGCCTGTCGGTGCCACAGTCAGACTCGCACCTCGGCCCAATGACATCATCTGGGAGAACATGCCTCTGTACAGCAGCACTCGAGGACGAAGACGGTGGATCAATAACTTCTGGATCACTCTTCTGACTCTTATCTGGATTGTTCCTAACCTTGGCATTGCCATCTTTCTCGTTAACTTGCAGAATCTGGGCAAGGTTTGGCCTGCTTTCAGAACCGAGCTCGCTGCCCATCCTAAGGTGTGGGGTGCTATTCAGGGTGTTCTCTCTCCGGCGATCATGTCCCTGACATACCTCGTTCTGCCTATGATCTTCCGTCGACTCTCAGTCAAGGCTGGTGACCAGACCAAGACTGGACGAGAAAGGCACGTTTTGGCCAAGctttacttcttcttcgtcttcaacaaccttcttatcttctccatcttcagtGTCATCTGGAGTTTCGTGTCCAACGTTGTCAAGGATACGACTGGAGAAGTCAAGCAGGATGTGTGGGAGTccatcaagaagaacgacATTGCGTCGTCCATGTTCATAGCTCTGTGTAACACCAGCCCGTTCTGGGTGACGTATCTGCTCCAGCGTCAACTTGGTGCGGCCATAGACCTTGCCCAACTCTGGCCGCTCGTgcaagccttcttcctcaagaaGTTCTCAAGCCCAACACCCCGAGAGCTTATTGAGCTCACTGCCCCGCCGCCTTTCGAGTACGCCAGTTACTACAACTACTTCCTTTACTACGCTACAGTCACCATGTGCTTTGCCGGTATCCAGCCTCTGGTCCTGCCAGCAACAGCTCTTTACTTCCTTATTGACTCGTGGCTCAAGAAGTACCTTCTCCTCTACCGCTTTGTCACCAAGACTGAATCCGGTGGAATGTTCTGGCGCGTCATCTTCAATCGTTTCATCTTCGCAACCATGCTTTCCAACCTGGTTGTCATGTTGACTTGCTGGGTTCGTGGCAATCAGGGGTCGCATATCGAATTCTACAGTCTGATACCGCTGCCATTTATCATgatcatcttcaagattTACTGCAACCGCGCCTTTAACAACAAGATCACCTACTACAGTATTGTGGACGTTACCAAGACACCCGAGAACGGTGTCGATCCCAAGGAGAACCGTATGCGTAGTGAGCGATTGGCGAACCGTTTTGGCCACCCTGCACTTTACCGACCTCTGATTACTCCCATGGTTCATTCGAGCGCGCAGAACCTTTTACCTGCTATCTACAAGGGTCGCCTGAGTGATGGCAGAGATGTCGATTCGGGTGATATGATGACAGTTAGTGGTTACTCGGATATGGTTTCTCTCGATCCTATGCAGAAAGGACGGCCAGGCAAGAGTGCCAACAACGTTCCCGGTTTCGAGTTCGTGTCAGACAGTCAGATGGACTTTGAGTATTACAAGAACCGAGCCGAGTTCGCAGAGGACCATGGTGGAGGCGAGATCTACGGTCGACCTGGAGAGATTGGTCGCCCTGGTACACCTGGATCAGTCGATGGCAGCGATTTCTCACGACCCGGCACACCGGTGGGCCGAACTGGTTCTCCCTTTGCGGGTGGAGCAGCTCAGCAGCAACGTCTCATGTCTCTTGCTAGCAACACGAGCGGCGACACTAGCTATTCAGCATACCGACCAGGTGGCGCTCCCAATACCGGATTTACACAGCAAATGACTCTAGGCACAGAGCCCCCCGCTCGTGGCCGCAGTCCTTTGTACTCGCAAAACAACGGAAGCTCATCGGGCCTCGGATTAATCTCGAACGCCGCAGCTCCCGCATACAGCAATCTCAGCACGCCAGGCCGCATGACGCCTGTGCAATCACCTGGGCCTTCAGTCGGCGCTATGGGCGGCGGTCCTCAAGGCTACAGCGGTCTTGCACAGAACGAAGAGCCTTCATACGATTACTTCCGCGGCAATAACCGCGCGAGGAGAAACCCCGGCGAGGGATGGTAG
- a CDS encoding alcohol acetyltransferase — MVKMTNNPEIRTARRLGILETGSAAYHLFGLYRCVIVSAHYDVPPNTSPNEAILAAVANLIDENPMLRVGIRGEGDMEAYFTHVPEMRLSDFVEFRTWGPEEDHDKCLNDLHCELHDQFWQNIETRPPWRVVVGRPSGVREDNGAPLFENIAFAFHHSLMDGMGGRLFHEKLLAQLNSLPANPAAPEVLSFPEPSVLPEPQEKVIDYTSTLSGRATLLWKRYRPWFLTPAPPKIWAGEPIDFDRHKARLVTVDIPPAVVITTLKECRAHGTSLTGLLHALVLTSLSRRIPTAPAFISSTPISMRPYISPKADPAIKDALFGAVTGMSHEHSSSAVAAFQAAKGDEINDLIWSHARKVKDELKKKTSTIPADDDMEVLATVTDWKALLRKKDGQPRPRSWEVSNVGTLSAPAEEAGKRSIHRMLFTNGVMVASDPMSVSVASVKNGPLTMGITWNDGIVEDKIIEGLKEDLATYLRRLHETGIITDES; from the exons ATGGTCAAAATGACAAACAACCCTGAGATCCGTACTGCTCGCCGTCTAGGTATCCT AGAGACCGGCTCTGCTGCCTATCACTTGTTCGGCTTGTATCGTTGTGTCATAGTATCAGCGCATTATGATGTCCCGCCAAATACATCTCCAAATGAAGCCATTCTCGCTGCCGTAGCAAATCTCATCGATGAGAACCCTATGCTCCGAGTAGGCATCCGAGGAGAAGGCGACATGGAAGCCTACTTTACACACGTGCCTGAGATGAGACTGAGCGATTTCGTGGAATTTCGTACCTGGGGTcctgaagaagatcatgataAGTGCCTGAACGACTTACATTGTGAGCTGCACGACCAGTTCTGGCAGAACATTGAGACGAGACCCCCGTGGCGGGTCGTCGTTGGCAGACCGTCCGGCGTCAGAGAAGACAACGGAGCTCCTCTCTTCGAGAACATAGCCTTTGCCTTTCACCACTCACTTATGGACGGCATGGGTGGAAGGCTATTTCATGAGAAACTTCTTGCCCAACTGAACTCTCTGCCCGCGAATCCAGCGGCCCCCGAAGTTCTCTCCTTTCCTGAGCCATCAGTACTCCCTGAGCCGCAAGAGAAGGTCATCGACTATACGTCGACACTATCTGGCCGAGCTACTCTTCTATGGAAACGATACCGACCTTGGTTCCTCACTCCTGCCCCGCCAAAGATATGGGCTGGTGAACCTATTGACTTCGATCGCCACAAGGCTCGCTTGGTTACCGTGGATATACCACCCGCAGTCGTAATAACTACCCTCAAAGAGTGTCGCGCTCATGGGACTTCTTTGACGGGTCTTTTGCATGCGCTTGTCCTTACATCACTATCGAGACGTATTCCTACCGCTCCggccttcatctcctcaacaCCCATAAGCATGCGTCCCTACATATCACCCAAAGCTGACCCTGCTATCAAAGACGCACTGTTCGGTGCTGTGACCGGCATGTCACACGAACACTCTTCGTCAGCAGTGGCTGCCTTCCAAGCTGCAAAGGGTGATGAGATCAACGACCTTATCTGGAGCCACGCTAGGAAAGTCAAAGACGAGCTCAAGAAAAAGACATCTACAATCCCCGCAGACGATGACATGGAGGTACTCGCGACCGTCACTGATTGGAAAGCGCTTCTACGGAAGAAGGATGGCCAGCCGCGACCTCGGTCGTGGGAAGTTAGCAATGTCGGCACTCTTTCAGCTCCTGCTGAGGAGGCGGGTAAGAGGAGTATTCATCGCATGCTGTTTACAAATGGCGTCATGGTCGCAAGTGATCCTATGAGTGTTAGTGTTGCAAGTGTCAAGAACGGTCCCTTGACGATGGGAATTACATGGAATGATGGTATCGTGGAAGATAAGATCATTGAGGGGCTGAAAGAAGATCTCGCGACATATCTAAGGCGGCTGCATGAGACGGGGATTATTACTGACGAGTCGTAG